The proteins below come from a single Acidobacteriota bacterium genomic window:
- the era gene encoding GTPase Era codes for MRAGFVSIIGRPNAGKSTLLNALIGQKVAIVTHKPQTTRNRILGILNLRAKKGVPAAQIVLVDTPGVHKPDSQLNRRMMQEVYDALASRDLTLLIVDATQKFGTGDQFTLDAVKNAGGPVFLLLNKVDVVHKQKLLPVMADWSQRHEFQEIIPISAKKKEGLETLIGKIANALPNGQPFFPQDQITDQPERFLAAEIIREKVLMHTAEEVPYAAAVRVEQWEEKEKVTRIAAAIFVERDGQKKIVVGRAGEMIKRIGTTARIDIEKLLGVKVFLELFVKVQPDWRQSRGFVDDLDWRKQLQDLGSLEEEPVDE; via the coding sequence ATGCGCGCAGGATTCGTTTCCATCATCGGGCGGCCCAACGCAGGCAAGTCGACCCTGCTCAACGCGCTCATCGGGCAGAAGGTCGCCATCGTCACGCACAAGCCGCAGACCACGCGCAATCGCATACTTGGCATCCTGAACCTGCGCGCGAAAAAGGGCGTACCCGCGGCGCAGATCGTGCTGGTGGATACGCCCGGCGTCCACAAACCCGATTCGCAACTCAATCGCCGGATGATGCAGGAGGTCTATGACGCGCTCGCCTCGCGTGATCTCACGCTGCTCATCGTGGACGCCACGCAGAAATTCGGCACCGGCGACCAGTTCACGCTCGACGCGGTCAAGAACGCGGGCGGCCCCGTTTTCCTGCTGCTCAACAAAGTGGACGTGGTCCACAAGCAGAAGCTGCTGCCGGTGATGGCGGATTGGAGCCAGCGGCACGAGTTCCAGGAGATCATCCCCATCTCGGCGAAGAAGAAGGAAGGCCTGGAGACGTTGATTGGGAAGATCGCCAACGCGCTGCCCAACGGACAGCCGTTCTTTCCCCAGGACCAGATCACGGACCAGCCCGAGCGCTTTTTGGCGGCGGAGATCATCCGCGAGAAAGTGCTCATGCACACCGCGGAGGAGGTGCCGTACGCGGCCGCCGTCCGGGTGGAGCAGTGGGAGGAGAAAGAGAAAGTCACGCGCATCGCGGCGGCCATCTTCGTGGAGCGCGATGGCCAGAAAAAGATCGTGGTAGGACGCGCCGGCGAGATGATCAAGAGGATCGGCACCACCGCGCGCATCGACATCGAGAAACTGTTGGGCGTGAAAGTCTTCCTGGAATTATTCGTGAAGGTGCAACCGGATTGGCGGCAGTCGCGCGGGTTTGTCGATGACCTGGACTGGCGCAAGCAGTTGCAGGATCTTGGGTCGCTGGAAGAGGAACCGGTCGACGAGTAG